One region of Terricaulis silvestris genomic DNA includes:
- a CDS encoding FAD/NAD(P)-binding protein, translating to MKRRRIAIVGAGFSGAALAANLLKRGQAAPDVVLIERRQRFGPGLAYGGSDPGHLLNVRASNLGAFADKPEHFARWIGGDPTRFMPRTRFGKYIEQVLRRASSGWFGPRLTRVRDSVIACRRNGERWVLALGSGKSIEAEAVVIATGNPPPTAPTIFEQNGVPLIDPWDSVALARLPPGDVLLLGAGLTMVDVAVSLGRRRRKGLIFALSRRGLAPRGHLSSPAPATPAALDLPIPLSEALHEFRRDQRERVKRGEPWQFSIDRLRARSPELWQRLPLDAQLRFLRHLRVWWDVHRHRAAPEAASRVAELQAAGRLKVLAGEISSVEQEGRVFHLQHRQRGSFVRHKFDVVGIVNCTGAALDPWLSVDPFVRQLLDEGVARAHPNGLGFDVDPDGRVLSAEGAIQDNLFAIGPITQGAFWESTAVPEIRVRAAAIAMMLAPEA from the coding sequence ATGAAGCGCCGGCGTATAGCCATTGTCGGCGCGGGATTCAGTGGTGCGGCCCTGGCCGCCAATCTGCTGAAGCGCGGCCAAGCGGCGCCCGACGTGGTGCTGATCGAGCGGCGCCAACGCTTTGGTCCGGGGCTTGCCTACGGCGGCAGCGATCCCGGCCATCTGCTTAATGTGCGCGCCTCCAACCTCGGCGCCTTCGCAGACAAGCCCGAACACTTCGCGCGCTGGATCGGCGGCGACCCGACGCGCTTTATGCCGCGTACGCGGTTCGGCAAATACATCGAGCAGGTGCTGCGCCGTGCTTCGAGCGGATGGTTCGGACCCAGGCTGACGCGCGTACGCGACAGCGTGATTGCATGTCGCCGGAACGGTGAGCGCTGGGTGCTGGCGCTGGGGTCCGGCAAGAGCATCGAAGCAGAGGCCGTCGTGATAGCGACGGGCAATCCACCGCCGACGGCGCCGACCATCTTCGAACAAAACGGCGTGCCGCTGATCGATCCGTGGGACAGCGTGGCGTTGGCGCGGTTACCGCCTGGCGATGTGCTGTTGCTTGGCGCTGGTCTCACCATGGTGGACGTCGCGGTGTCGTTGGGCAGGCGCCGGCGCAAGGGTCTAATCTTCGCACTGTCGCGGCGTGGGCTCGCGCCGCGCGGGCACTTGAGCAGCCCTGCGCCAGCGACGCCTGCGGCCTTGGATCTGCCGATCCCGCTCAGCGAAGCATTGCATGAATTTCGCCGCGATCAGCGCGAACGCGTAAAGCGCGGTGAGCCGTGGCAGTTTTCAATCGATCGGCTACGCGCGCGCTCGCCCGAGCTTTGGCAGCGTTTGCCGCTGGACGCGCAGCTGCGGTTTTTGCGGCATTTGCGGGTGTGGTGGGACGTGCACCGCCATCGCGCGGCGCCGGAAGCCGCGTCGCGGGTTGCGGAATTGCAGGCGGCGGGACGACTTAAAGTGCTGGCGGGCGAGATCAGTTCAGTGGAACAGGAGGGGCGCGTGTTCCACCTGCAGCACCGCCAACGCGGCAGCTTTGTGCGGCACAAGTTCGATGTCGTCGGCATCGTCAATTGCACAGGCGCAGCGCTCGACCCCTGGCTCTCTGTCGATCCGTTCGTGCGCCAGCTGCTCGATGAAGGCGTGGCGCGGGCGCATCCGAACGGGCTGGGCTTCGACGTCGATCCCGATGGTCGCGTGCTCTCTGCGGAGGGCGCTATTCAGGACAATCTGTTCGCGATTGGACCGATCACGCAGGGCGCGTTTTGGGAATCTACAGCGGTGCCGGAAATTCGCGTGCGCGCCGCGGCGATTGCGATGATGCTGGCGCCGGAGGCTTGA
- a CDS encoding SRPBCC family protein, with translation MTAPIVKAEMLIRKPPAEVFNAFADPAVTTKFWFTKSSGKLEAGKRVRWEWEMYGVGDDADVKEIEPNKRIVFEWSFPKSNMVEMMFAPHAKGTLVTITNSGLRGADVIAEALDLTQGWNLVLAAAKAWLELRADLDIVADSGADHIVPSWEGRR, from the coding sequence ATGACTGCACCGATCGTCAAAGCTGAAATGCTGATCCGCAAGCCGCCGGCCGAGGTGTTCAACGCCTTCGCCGATCCGGCCGTCACCACCAAATTCTGGTTCACGAAATCGAGCGGCAAGCTCGAAGCCGGCAAGCGCGTGCGCTGGGAATGGGAAATGTACGGCGTCGGCGACGATGCCGACGTGAAAGAGATCGAGCCCAACAAGCGCATCGTGTTCGAGTGGTCGTTTCCGAAATCGAACATGGTCGAGATGATGTTCGCGCCGCACGCCAAGGGCACGCTCGTGACCATCACAAATTCCGGCCTACGCGGCGCAGATGTCATCGCGGAAGCGCTCGATCTCACCCAGGGCTGGAATCTCGTTCTCGCCGCGGCGAAAGCTTGGCTTGAACTCCGCGCCGATCTCGACATCGTCGCCGATTCCGGCGCCGACCATATTGTCCCAAGCTGGGAAGGACGCAGATGA
- the tolQ gene encoding protein TolQ, with amino-acid sequence MESGAEQITVWSLFLTADPIVKIVMLILAVASIWSWAVAVDKWLQFGDLEQHARKFEREFWSGRSLDEMEDRSDRPRDALSRVYAAAAREWREARRVGVAGENAQLMLDRVDRLMAAQVSREMGRASRNLGVLATVGASSPFIGLFGTVWGIMNAFTDIASQQQTNLAVVAPGIAEALFATALGLVAAIPAVIFYNKFTGDLDRFGDRLDTFSDEVAARLSRRLSERP; translated from the coding sequence ATGGAATCCGGCGCAGAACAGATCACGGTCTGGTCACTCTTCCTGACCGCCGACCCGATCGTGAAAATCGTGATGCTTATCTTGGCCGTGGCCTCGATCTGGTCATGGGCGGTCGCGGTCGACAAATGGCTCCAGTTCGGAGACCTCGAACAGCACGCGCGCAAGTTTGAGCGCGAGTTTTGGTCGGGGCGTTCTCTGGACGAAATGGAGGACCGCAGCGATCGGCCGCGCGATGCGCTGAGCCGCGTTTACGCCGCCGCCGCGCGCGAGTGGCGCGAGGCGCGCCGCGTTGGCGTCGCCGGCGAAAACGCGCAGCTGATGCTGGATCGCGTCGATCGCCTGATGGCCGCGCAAGTGTCGCGCGAGATGGGGCGCGCATCGCGCAATCTCGGCGTGCTGGCGACGGTGGGCGCTTCGTCGCCGTTCATCGGACTGTTTGGCACCGTGTGGGGCATCATGAACGCCTTCACCGACATCGCCTCGCAGCAGCAAACAAATTTGGCCGTTGTGGCGCCCGGCATCGCGGAAGCGCTGTTCGCGACAGCGCTCGGCCTCGTCGCCGCCATTCCGGCCGTCATCTTCTACAACAAGTTCACCGGCGACCTCGATCGCTTTGGTGATCGGCTCGATACCTTCAGCGATGAAGTCGCGGCACGACTCTCGCGCCGCCTCAGCGAGCGACCCTGA
- a CDS encoding SDR family oxidoreductase: MSTALVTGANRGIGLELTKHLKARGDDVVAVCRTSAPDLDKLGVRIEAGVDVSDAASVAELAQRLNGAEIDLLINNAGILRGESLDRMNFDSIEQQFEVNALGPLRVTAALLPLLRKGAKVAIITSRMGSMADNGSGGYYGYRMSKAAVNAAGVSLAHDLASQNIAVALIHPGMVATEMTGRNGIPPADAARDVLTRIDALSAATSGKFVHAGTGEELPW, translated from the coding sequence ATGAGCACAGCACTTGTCACCGGCGCCAACCGCGGCATCGGCCTTGAACTCACCAAGCACCTGAAGGCGCGCGGCGACGATGTCGTTGCCGTATGCCGCACGAGCGCGCCCGATCTCGACAAACTCGGCGTGCGCATCGAAGCCGGCGTTGACGTTAGCGACGCTGCGTCCGTGGCCGAACTCGCGCAACGCCTCAATGGCGCCGAGATCGATCTGCTCATCAACAACGCCGGCATCCTGCGCGGCGAAAGCCTCGACCGCATGAACTTCGACAGCATCGAACAGCAATTCGAAGTGAACGCACTCGGCCCGCTGCGCGTCACCGCCGCGCTGCTGCCGCTGCTGCGCAAAGGCGCGAAAGTCGCCATCATCACCAGCCGCATGGGCTCGATGGCCGACAACGGCTCCGGCGGTTATTACGGCTACCGCATGTCGAAAGCGGCGGTGAATGCCGCTGGTGTCTCGCTCGCGCACGATCTCGCAAGCCAGAACATCGCGGTCGCGCTGATCCATCCCGGCATGGTCGCAACCGAGATGACCGGCCGCAACGGCATCCCGCCCGCTGACGCCGCACGCGACGTGCTCACGCGCATCGACGCCCTAAGCGCGGCGACAAGCGGCAAGTTCGTGCATGCGGGAACGGGCGAAGAGTTGCCTTGGTAG
- a CDS encoding aldo/keto reductase, which yields MRTRRLGKTGPTVSAFGLGAMGMSDFYGAASEPESIATVHAALEAGITLIDTGDFYGMGHNEMLLREALKGATRENVVLSVKYGAQRDPKGNFLGFASDAKSTKTALAYTLKRLGTDYIDIYRPARVAPHIPIEDTIGAIADLVKEGYVRHIGLSEAGVESIRRAHAVHPIVDLQIEYSIITRSVERNILPVLRELGIGVTAYGILSRGLISESMLNDSAVSGFRAHSPRFQGENLNQNLNLVRALKAIANEKRCSVAQLAIAWVAARGEDIVPLVGARKRERLAEALGAFDVTLTPEDLKRIDAAAPPEAVAGQRYAPEQMAMLDSER from the coding sequence ATGCGCACACGCCGCCTCGGAAAAACTGGACCCACCGTTTCAGCCTTCGGCCTCGGCGCCATGGGCATGTCGGACTTTTACGGCGCCGCCAGCGAGCCGGAATCCATCGCCACGGTCCACGCCGCGCTCGAAGCCGGCATCACCCTGATCGACACCGGCGATTTCTACGGCATGGGCCACAACGAGATGCTGCTGCGTGAAGCGCTCAAAGGCGCCACGCGCGAGAACGTTGTGCTCAGCGTGAAATACGGCGCCCAGCGCGACCCCAAGGGCAATTTCCTCGGCTTCGCCTCCGACGCCAAGTCAACCAAGACCGCGCTCGCCTACACGCTCAAGCGTCTCGGCACGGACTACATCGACATCTACCGCCCCGCCCGCGTTGCCCCGCACATTCCGATCGAAGACACCATCGGCGCCATCGCTGACCTGGTGAAGGAAGGCTACGTCCGCCACATTGGGCTCTCCGAAGCCGGCGTTGAAAGCATCCGCCGCGCCCACGCTGTGCATCCGATCGTCGATCTGCAAATCGAGTACTCGATCATCACGCGCAGCGTGGAACGCAACATCCTGCCAGTTCTCCGCGAACTCGGCATCGGCGTCACCGCGTACGGCATTCTTTCGCGCGGCCTAATCAGCGAAAGCATGCTCAACGATAGCGCGGTCAGCGGATTTCGCGCCCACTCGCCGCGCTTCCAAGGTGAAAACCTCAACCAGAACCTCAACCTAGTGCGCGCGCTCAAAGCTATCGCCAACGAAAAGCGCTGCAGCGTCGCGCAGCTCGCCATCGCCTGGGTCGCCGCGCGGGGTGAGGACATCGTGCCGCTGGTCGGTGCACGCAAGCGCGAGCGGCTGGCCGAAGCGCTGGGCGCATTCGACGTCACGCTCACGCCGGAGGACTTGAAGCGCATCGACGCGGCCGCCCCGCCCGAAGCGGTGGCAGGTCAACGTTACGCACCCGAGCAGATGGCGATGCTCGACAGCGAACGATGA
- the pal gene encoding peptidoglycan-associated lipoprotein Pal yields MRNVLIALAAVGALSACASRPEPTPTPDAPSQPSQPSQPSGPTPGSVEDFRVSVGDRVFFGYDRFDLTPEARQVLERQAAWLRQYPNVRLLVAGNADERGTREYNLALGARRAAAARDYLVSLGVPAARLETVSYGKERPLDPRSNEEAWSVNRNAHSNIVSGTTS; encoded by the coding sequence ATGCGTAATGTCCTGATCGCTCTTGCCGCTGTGGGTGCGCTGTCCGCGTGCGCCAGCCGTCCTGAGCCTACCCCGACGCCGGATGCGCCTTCGCAACCGTCGCAACCTTCGCAACCGTCCGGCCCGACGCCGGGTTCGGTTGAAGACTTCCGCGTCTCCGTCGGTGACCGCGTTTTCTTTGGCTACGACCGTTTCGATCTGACGCCGGAAGCGCGCCAGGTGCTTGAGCGTCAGGCCGCTTGGCTCCGTCAGTATCCGAACGTGCGCCTGCTGGTCGCCGGCAACGCCGACGAACGCGGCACCCGCGAGTACAACTTGGCCCTCGGCGCCCGCCGCGCGGCCGCCGCGCGCGACTATCTGGTGTCGCTCGGCGTCCCGGCCGCCCGGCTTGAGACGGTGTCCTACGGCAAGGAACGCCCGCTCGACCCCCGCTCGAACGAGGAAGCCTGGAGTGTGAACAGAAACGCACACTCCAACATCGTCAGCGGCACGACCTCGTAA
- the tolB gene encoding Tol-Pal system beta propeller repeat protein TolB: protein MRMIALALVAAALCISAPAFAQDTSQPIGRVHVDINQGHLNPMPIAVTDFIGGSGPAQQVGRDVAGVIRANLDRSGLFRPIEPAAFIERITAMEVPPRFSDWRVIDAQALVVGQVTPLPDGRIRIEFRLWDVLAQESMTGFQYATTPDNWRRIAHRISDQIYEQLTGERGYFDTRIVFVSESGPRTRRIKRLMIMDQDGANPFFLTSADAMVLTPRFSPSTQMITYMSFETGAPRVFLYNLETNRREVLGDFPGMTFAPRFAPDGSRVVFTLDMNGNSEIYAMDLRSRGRQRLTNHAAIDTSPSYSPDGSQIVFNSDRGGSPQLYVMNADGSGQRRVSFGEGRYSTPVWSPRGDLIAFTRQSGGAFAIGVMRPDGSGERILTESYLDEAPTWSPNGRVIMFFREGRGTGARLWSVDLTGRNLRQIPTQTDASDPAWSPLLP, encoded by the coding sequence ATCAGAATGATCGCCCTCGCGCTGGTCGCGGCCGCGCTTTGTATCTCAGCGCCAGCGTTCGCGCAGGACACGTCGCAGCCGATCGGCCGTGTGCACGTCGACATCAATCAGGGCCACCTGAACCCGATGCCGATCGCGGTCACCGATTTTATCGGCGGCAGTGGACCGGCGCAGCAAGTCGGCCGTGACGTCGCGGGCGTGATCCGCGCCAATCTGGATCGCTCGGGGCTCTTCCGTCCAATTGAGCCCGCCGCTTTCATCGAGCGCATCACGGCAATGGAAGTGCCGCCGCGCTTCTCCGATTGGCGGGTGATCGACGCGCAAGCTCTGGTGGTTGGCCAAGTGACGCCGCTGCCGGACGGGCGGATCCGCATCGAGTTCCGGCTCTGGGACGTGCTGGCTCAGGAATCCATGACCGGCTTTCAGTACGCGACGACACCGGACAATTGGCGCCGCATCGCGCACCGCATCTCGGATCAGATCTACGAACAGCTCACCGGCGAGCGCGGTTATTTCGATACGCGTATCGTGTTCGTCTCGGAGTCCGGCCCGCGCACGCGCCGCATCAAGCGGCTGATGATCATGGACCAGGACGGGGCCAATCCGTTCTTCCTCACCAGCGCCGACGCCATGGTGTTGACGCCGCGCTTCTCGCCCTCGACGCAAATGATCACCTACATGAGCTTCGAGACCGGCGCGCCGCGCGTGTTCTTGTACAATCTCGAAACCAATCGCCGCGAAGTGCTGGGCGATTTCCCGGGCATGACGTTTGCGCCGCGGTTCGCGCCGGATGGCTCGCGCGTGGTGTTCACGCTCGATATGAACGGCAATAGCGAAATCTACGCGATGGATCTGCGTTCGCGCGGACGCCAAAGGCTGACCAACCACGCCGCGATCGACACATCACCGTCATACTCGCCGGATGGCTCGCAGATCGTGTTCAACTCAGACCGCGGCGGTTCTCCGCAGCTTTATGTGATGAACGCCGATGGTTCGGGGCAGCGCCGCGTCAGCTTCGGCGAAGGGCGTTACTCAACCCCAGTGTGGTCGCCGCGCGGTGATTTGATTGCGTTTACGCGCCAATCCGGCGGTGCGTTCGCGATCGGCGTGATGCGCCCCGATGGTTCTGGTGAACGCATCTTAACCGAGAGCTATCTCGACGAAGCGCCAACGTGGTCGCCTAATGGGCGCGTGATTATGTTCTTCCGCGAAGGTCGCGGCACCGGCGCGCGGTTATGGTCTGTTGACCTTACGGGGCGAAATTTGCGTCAGATTCCAACGCAAACCGACGCTTCCGACCCCGCCTGGTCGCCTTTGCTGCCGTGA
- a CDS encoding MmcQ/YjbR family DNA-binding protein produces the protein MPQTPHQRAEAELIAFGLTFPDTSSGPAWQTTRALYVRKKMFCVFGEKAQKLDALTILMKLPISAEMAEELPFVRPARGWYKQHQWVTAYFGPDDDVLSEMTTLKGWLKQSYVAVAPKTLGRQIMLA, from the coding sequence ATGCCGCAGACGCCGCATCAACGCGCCGAAGCCGAACTCATCGCCTTTGGTCTGACGTTTCCAGACACGTCGTCAGGCCCTGCGTGGCAAACCACGCGCGCGCTCTATGTGCGCAAGAAAATGTTCTGCGTGTTCGGCGAAAAGGCCCAAAAGCTCGACGCGCTCACGATACTGATGAAGCTACCGATCTCCGCCGAGATGGCCGAAGAGCTCCCCTTCGTCCGCCCCGCGCGCGGCTGGTACAAACAGCACCAATGGGTGACCGCGTACTTTGGCCCCGACGATGACGTGCTGTCGGAAATGACAACGCTAAAGGGCTGGCTGAAGCAGAGCTATGTAGCGGTTGCGCCGAAAACGCTGGGGCGGCAAATCATGCTCGCGTGA
- the ybgC gene encoding tol-pal system-associated acyl-CoA thioesterase has translation MSDAPSAGRFDGRVHVLPARVYYEDTDFTGVVYHANYLRFFERGRSDFLRVAGVHHSELLAGAEPLGFAVNEMHLEFLKAARIDDALLVKTTFETTKGPRIFIGQQLERGGEILVKAKVTVCCISLTGRPRKPPAMLLERLKPFLGGSTSSF, from the coding sequence ATGAGCGATGCGCCAAGCGCGGGGCGGTTCGATGGACGCGTGCATGTGCTGCCGGCGCGCGTCTATTACGAAGACACCGACTTCACCGGCGTCGTCTATCACGCCAATTATCTGCGCTTCTTCGAGCGCGGGCGGAGCGATTTTCTTCGTGTCGCCGGCGTCCACCACAGTGAGTTGCTGGCGGGCGCCGAACCGCTGGGGTTTGCGGTCAACGAGATGCATCTCGAGTTCCTCAAGGCGGCGCGGATCGACGATGCGCTTTTGGTCAAAACCACCTTCGAAACAACCAAAGGTCCGCGCATCTTCATTGGCCAACAGCTTGAGCGGGGAGGCGAAATCTTGGTGAAGGCCAAGGTGACGGTTTGTTGCATCTCGCTCACGGGCCGGCCCAGAAAGCCGCCAGCCATGCTTTTGGAGCGGCTTAAACCATTCTTAGGCGGCTCCACGTCCAGCTTTTGA
- a CDS encoding SRPBCC family protein: protein MTSDDYEIPPDVVYVTYIKTTPQRVWDALTRGEETQRYFFGFRIESEWRVGARWAFYGDEGVHDEGEVLECDPPRRLKISWRVVAFEDARDLPPAFITYDIETAGEAVKLTMTQHQPGAIPRKYIEGGKQGWAMILSSLKTLLETGQALNISMEPPQ from the coding sequence ATGACGAGTGACGACTACGAGATTCCGCCTGACGTCGTGTACGTCACTTACATCAAGACGACGCCACAGCGGGTGTGGGATGCGCTGACGCGCGGCGAGGAAACGCAACGCTACTTCTTCGGCTTCCGCATCGAGAGCGAATGGCGCGTCGGCGCGCGATGGGCGTTCTACGGCGATGAAGGCGTGCATGATGAAGGCGAAGTGCTGGAGTGCGACCCGCCGCGGCGGCTGAAGATCAGCTGGCGCGTTGTCGCGTTCGAAGATGCACGCGACCTGCCGCCCGCCTTCATTACCTACGACATCGAGACCGCTGGCGAAGCGGTGAAGCTTACCATGACACAGCATCAACCCGGGGCAATTCCACGCAAGTACATCGAGGGCGGCAAGCAAGGCTGGGCGATGATCCTCTCTTCGCTAAAGACCCTGCTTGAGACGGGGCAAGCGCTCAATATCAGCATGGAGCCTCCACAATGA
- a CDS encoding SIMPL domain-containing protein has protein sequence MDQGMQPLSGVKFAVALLALLALAACGQNTLLTVHASATTRTAPDLAIVTLGVSARGDTARAAQQAQNTRMETVLAAARAAGVEEQDVQTVGFSLEPQYAYPRNAAPRITGYVSRNIVSLRLRNLNAVSGLIDATVAEGANELQGIQFTFQNEEASRNAARAEALQTARARADTYAEVANMRVVRMLAITEPGGVAPPLDAFRRGLLSAPVAVEQSADGAQIRPGELEAQSAVSVVFELR, from the coding sequence ATGGATCAAGGTATGCAGCCCTTAAGCGGCGTGAAGTTCGCGGTGGCCCTGCTCGCCCTCCTCGCGCTCGCCGCGTGCGGTCAGAACACGCTGCTCACCGTACACGCCAGCGCCACCACACGCACGGCGCCCGATCTCGCCATTGTCACTTTGGGCGTGTCAGCGCGCGGCGACACCGCACGCGCCGCGCAGCAGGCGCAGAATACGCGCATGGAAACCGTACTCGCGGCAGCGCGGGCGGCGGGCGTCGAGGAACAGGACGTGCAGACCGTCGGCTTCTCGCTCGAGCCGCAATACGCCTACCCCCGCAACGCGGCGCCGCGCATCACCGGCTATGTCAGCCGCAACATCGTCTCGCTCCGGCTGCGCAATCTGAACGCGGTTAGCGGCCTGATCGACGCCACTGTCGCCGAAGGCGCAAACGAGCTGCAAGGCATCCAGTTCACATTCCAGAACGAAGAAGCGTCGCGCAATGCCGCGCGGGCCGAAGCGCTGCAAACCGCGCGCGCTCGCGCCGACACCTACGCCGAAGTCGCCAACATGCGCGTCGTTCGCATGCTCGCCATCACCGAACCGGGCGGCGTGGCGCCGCCCCTCGACGCCTTCAGGCGCGGACTGCTTTCGGCGCCCGTCGCCGTCGAGCAAAGCGCGGACGGCGCGCAAATCCGCCCAGGCGAACTCGAAGCGCAGAGCGCGGTCAGCGTGGTGTTCGAACTGCGCTGA
- a CDS encoding SRPBCC family protein codes for MTKPEFVYVIYIEAPQQRVWDALTTGEDTVHFWSRYVQSDWQPGARVEFLRADKSKLSHDGEVLEIDPPNRLVMTFDVSAEGMREPPSRVTYELSHQHGATKLTVTHDQFPPDSQVLPAISGGWPQILSSMKSYLERGAAMGITDAMRKARGE; via the coding sequence ATGACCAAGCCCGAATTCGTCTACGTCATCTACATCGAGGCGCCGCAACAGCGCGTCTGGGACGCGCTCACCACGGGCGAGGACACCGTCCACTTCTGGTCGCGCTATGTGCAATCGGATTGGCAGCCCGGCGCCCGCGTCGAATTCCTGCGCGCAGACAAATCCAAACTCAGCCACGATGGCGAAGTGCTGGAAATCGACCCGCCCAACCGCCTGGTCATGACGTTCGACGTCAGCGCAGAAGGCATGCGCGAACCGCCCTCTCGCGTGACCTACGAGCTTAGCCACCAGCACGGCGCCACCAAGCTCACTGTCACACACGACCAATTCCCGCCCGACAGCCAAGTGCTGCCAGCGATTTCCGGCGGCTGGCCGCAAATCCTCTCCAGCATGAAGTCCTACCTCGAACGCGGCGCGGCCATGGGCATTACCGACGCGATGCGCAAAGCGCGCGGCGAATGA
- a CDS encoding ArsR/SmtB family transcription factor, translated as MAHAEDEADTNVFRALADPTRRALLDALFAANGQTLSDLTVGMSMTRQAVTKHLAILEGANLVATIRRGREKLHYLNPVPIHEIGDRWISKFDRARLTALSDLKKALENEDDE; from the coding sequence GTGGCTCACGCAGAGGACGAGGCAGACACAAACGTTTTCCGGGCCCTGGCCGATCCCACCCGGCGCGCCCTCTTGGACGCATTGTTCGCCGCCAACGGGCAGACGCTCAGCGATCTCACCGTCGGCATGTCGATGACGCGCCAAGCGGTGACCAAGCACTTGGCCATCCTGGAAGGCGCAAATCTCGTGGCGACCATCCGTAGAGGCCGCGAGAAACTGCACTACCTCAACCCCGTGCCCATCCATGAGATCGGCGATCGCTGGATCTCCAAATTCGACCGCGCGCGCCTCACCGCGCTCAGCGATCTGAAAAAGGCGTTGGAGAACGAGGATGACGAGTGA
- a CDS encoding DUF4198 domain-containing protein produces the protein MTNAGLRRADLANAVIPVFLAAMKMRLLAAALITALAAPAAAHTSYLKPNQFWSNGIVRFEGAYATTFFTPEIGLSANFAVVQPNGADGFYDQVEVTGQAAMLRSTLHDYGTYRFTTGEQVGAVSNLVGIDGGWRPAVPGELLPPETPTTTLQSVTLAETYVTRGGPTRGAVDRNIGRLSIRPVTHPNQILVNQPFQVQILFDGQPLANTALVVYASGEPETDLDRFSPTDASGTATVTLDQSGQYMLAARHRATAPAGAAAAIQSYTTTLTFDVMTTMPAIEEPPVQERPRRRRF, from the coding sequence ATGACGAATGCGGGATTGCGGCGGGCGGACCTTGCCAACGCCGTAATCCCGGTGTTCCTTGCGGCGATGAAAATGCGCTTGCTGGCAGCTGCCCTGATCACCGCGCTCGCCGCTCCAGCGGCCGCGCACACCTCTTACCTCAAGCCGAACCAGTTTTGGTCAAACGGCATCGTGCGGTTCGAAGGCGCCTACGCCACCACCTTCTTCACGCCCGAGATCGGCCTCTCCGCGAACTTCGCCGTGGTACAGCCCAACGGCGCGGACGGCTTCTACGACCAGGTCGAAGTCACCGGCCAAGCCGCGATGCTCCGCAGCACGCTGCACGACTACGGCACCTACCGTTTCACGACGGGCGAGCAGGTCGGCGCGGTCTCGAACCTCGTCGGCATCGACGGCGGCTGGCGCCCGGCCGTGCCCGGCGAGCTGCTGCCGCCGGAAACACCAACGACGACGCTGCAATCGGTGACGCTCGCTGAAACCTACGTCACCCGCGGCGGCCCAACGCGCGGCGCTGTCGACCGCAACATCGGCCGCCTTTCCATTCGCCCGGTAACGCACCCGAACCAGATTCTCGTGAACCAGCCGTTCCAAGTGCAGATCCTGTTCGACGGCCAACCGCTCGCGAACACCGCGCTGGTCGTCTACGCCTCTGGTGAACCGGAAACCGATCTCGATCGCTTCTCGCCCACCGACGCCAGCGGCACCGCCACCGTCACCTTGGATCAGTCCGGCCAATACATGCTGGCCGCCCGTCACCGCGCCACCGCGCCCGCCGGCGCCGCCGCCGCGATCCAGAGCTACACCACGACGCTCACGTTCGATGTCATGACGACCATGCCGGCGATCGAAGAACCGCCGGTGCAAGAACGTCCACGTCGCCGCCGGTTCTGA
- a CDS encoding ExbD/TolR family protein — translation MAGGITASSRHGRGRRSARRSRLSEINVTPFVDVMLVLLIVFMVTAPLLTVSIPIELPRTEAKQSAAETEPLAITIQDDGTIFLQETRVTLEELVPRLRAISHEGYDRAIYIRGDARTQWDTMAQVLANVSSSGFTKLQLVTDTNDGPPRPPPQAASP, via the coding sequence ATGGCCGGCGGGATCACCGCCTCGTCGCGGCACGGGCGCGGACGCAGGTCGGCGCGGCGGTCACGTCTTTCAGAGATCAACGTCACCCCGTTCGTGGACGTGATGCTGGTGCTGCTCATCGTGTTCATGGTAACGGCGCCGCTGCTGACGGTGTCGATCCCGATCGAGCTGCCGCGCACTGAAGCCAAGCAATCGGCCGCGGAGACCGAACCGCTCGCGATCACGATCCAAGACGATGGCACGATCTTCCTGCAGGAAACGCGGGTCACGTTGGAAGAATTGGTGCCACGTCTGCGGGCCATTTCCCACGAAGGCTACGACCGCGCCATCTACATTCGCGGCGACGCGCGCACGCAGTGGGACACCATGGCCCAGGTGTTGGCGAATGTGAGTTCGTCGGGCTTCACCAAGCTGCAGCTCGTGACCGACACCAACGACGGCCCGCCGCGTCCGCCGCCTCAAGCCGCGAGCCCGTGA